A section of the Leptospira kobayashii genome encodes:
- a CDS encoding DegT/DnrJ/EryC1/StrS family aminotransferase, whose protein sequence is MAVPFIDIKRFEPGFLDQWNEKVKTMSANAQFIGGAEVSELESGLSQTTSAKYTVACANGTDALQIALRAVGVKRGDKVILPDSTFWATFESVVNVGADPYTVDTNSGDLQMDFDTFKEALDTVKPKAAMIVHLYGWGTSRIEEYRKLCKERNVPLIEDGAQCFGVLYNNESIYKDALISTTSFYPAKVLGAAGDGGAIFTNSEELSVIARRLANHGRTSHYEHGDIGWNSRLDSLQAAFLNLSLKHLGKRIESRKQAAEFYYKTLPGLGIEPIHPPKGYTENGYCNVTLVSPEERPKIEAVLKEKGIGFGNIYPGAMSDQPGAKPHLIQRFGKDQNARRISASVLNFPLFAYMTDAEKDEVISAIKEYKKR, encoded by the coding sequence ATGGCAGTCCCCTTTATCGATATCAAAAGATTTGAGCCTGGTTTTTTAGACCAGTGGAATGAAAAAGTAAAAACCATGTCTGCAAATGCGCAGTTCATCGGCGGCGCGGAAGTATCCGAACTGGAAAGCGGTTTATCGCAAACGACAAGTGCAAAATACACCGTTGCATGTGCAAACGGAACGGATGCGTTGCAGATCGCCTTACGTGCAGTAGGTGTAAAGCGAGGCGACAAAGTGATATTGCCTGATTCCACTTTTTGGGCGACTTTCGAATCTGTTGTCAATGTGGGAGCTGATCCTTATACCGTTGATACCAATTCAGGTGATTTGCAAATGGACTTCGATACTTTCAAAGAAGCACTGGACACAGTGAAGCCTAAGGCTGCCATGATAGTTCATCTTTACGGTTGGGGAACTTCCCGTATCGAAGAATATCGTAAACTTTGCAAAGAAAGAAATGTTCCGCTGATTGAAGACGGTGCGCAATGTTTCGGAGTCTTATACAATAACGAATCCATTTATAAAGATGCCTTGATTTCCACGACTTCGTTTTACCCTGCAAAGGTGTTAGGTGCTGCCGGAGACGGAGGAGCTATTTTTACAAATAGCGAAGAACTTTCCGTGATCGCGCGAAGACTTGCCAACCATGGCCGCACTTCTCATTACGAACACGGAGATATCGGTTGGAATTCCAGATTGGATTCTTTGCAAGCTGCATTTCTCAATCTATCTTTGAAACATTTGGGCAAAAGAATAGAGTCCCGTAAACAAGCTGCGGAATTTTATTACAAAACTTTACCGGGCCTTGGGATTGAACCGATCCATCCTCCGAAAGGATATACGGAAAACGGTTATTGCAATGTAACCCTTGTTTCTCCGGAAGAAAGGCCGAAGATCGAAGCTGTTTTAAAAGAAAAAGGAATCGGTTTCGGAAATATTTATCCTGGTGCGATGTCCGATCAACCTGGCGCCAAACCGCATTTGATCCAAAGATTCGGGAAAGACCAAAATGCTAGACGGATCTCCGCTTCCGTTCTAAACTTTCCATTATTCGCATATATGACTGATGCTGAAAAAGATGAAGTCATTTCCGCGATCAAAGAATATAAAAAACGGTAA
- a CDS encoding GyrI-like domain-containing protein codes for MIEGTHWVAGVVPHPNQGGDTKIQPLLKIQMLPEIKLLKEKKLVGLKTEMSFAENKTGELWKNFMPRYSEIGNRVGKDLFSLQIYDPSFAKGNFDPHLNFCKWAAVEVFDFEIIPTDMVTLTIPEGKYAVFSYKGSSAEANEFFRYVFSDWLPKSGFRLDHRPHFEILGDKYKTNDPNSEEEIWIPIQ; via the coding sequence ATGATAGAAGGAACTCATTGGGTGGCGGGTGTAGTTCCCCACCCAAATCAGGGCGGGGATACCAAAATACAACCTTTACTTAAAATTCAAATGTTACCTGAAATCAAACTTTTAAAAGAAAAAAAATTAGTCGGTCTCAAGACGGAAATGTCCTTTGCAGAAAATAAAACCGGTGAGTTGTGGAAAAACTTTATGCCGAGATATTCTGAAATAGGAAACAGAGTCGGCAAAGATCTTTTCTCCTTACAAATCTACGATCCCTCATTTGCGAAGGGAAACTTTGATCCGCATCTTAATTTTTGTAAATGGGCGGCTGTTGAGGTTTTTGATTTTGAGATCATTCCAACCGACATGGTTACGCTCACCATACCGGAAGGCAAATATGCGGTATTTTCATATAAAGGTTCTTCGGCAGAGGCTAACGAATTCTTTCGATATGTCTTTTCCGATTGGTTGCCTAAGTCGGGCTTCCGCTTGGATCATAGACCGCATTTCGAAATTTTAGGTGATAAATACAAAACAAACGATCCGAATTCCGAAGAAGAAATTTGGATTCCGATTCAGTAG